The Triticum aestivum cultivar Chinese Spring chromosome 5A, IWGSC CS RefSeq v2.1, whole genome shotgun sequence genomic sequence CTCGATCGAGTGTCATGGCGAACAAGAAAGATAGGAGGTTCAGAGATGGCATGGCCATGGTGCGCAAGAGGTCGCCGCCGGGGCCAACAACGCTGCACGAGGTCCCCGACAAGCTCCTCGAGCTCATCCTCCTTCACTTGAGCTCGCCGGTCTGGCTCATCCACGCCGCCGCCACATGCAAGCGGTGGCGCCGCATCATCGTTGACAGAAGGTTCCTCTGTAACATTTCCAACCGCGACCCCTCATCCGTTGTCGCAGGCCACTACCATAACCACGCGTCCCCCGTCGACGGCCGTCGCCACGTCTTTGTTCCCTCTTCGCCGGCGCTCGCTGTCGGTAGCCACCACTTCTCCCTCGACTTCCTCCCTGCGGGTGGCGGCACCTCATGGGAGATCATCGACAGCTGCcacagcctcctcctcctcgccaagaAGAAGACCGGGTGGAGACGCCACGAAATTGTCCAGAGTTTTatatgttgttttcattgcaaaatgATGGGTCTCCTTGCTTGCCGGACCTCCTCGTCTGCGAGCCGGTCACGCAGCGCTACAGGCTAATCCCGCGCAGGCGCGCATGGAGCACATGAAATACCAGCGCTGCCTCGCTGTATTCCTCCACGGCTGCCGCAGCAGAGGAGCTACCACGAGGAGAGGCCACACCATTGATGTCATGTTCAAGTTCAAGGTGGTTTGCGTGCTCTACCGTGAATCCGCCGGAATATCTGATGACATTGGCGTGATGAGAGCCTACGTGTTCGAGCGAAACTACAGGGGGAAGCCTGGCTGGTACGTCAGGCACCGACCCATGGACGAGCCTCGAATCAGCCAAGATGGCTCCACAGAGCCCCTGCACTTCCTTGGTCGTGCCACCAGCTCTCTGTTCTGGGCCCTGCAGGACGACGTCTCATCCCTGCTCGCCTACAATTTCCATTGGAGAAGGGAGTTTGAGGTCCTCCCGTTGCCGGACCACATCCAAGGGCTGCCTTGCCGAGCCTTCGGCAACGACGACGGCGAGGCGTGCCTTGTTTGTTTTCAGGGCAGCAGCCTTCACGTCTTCGCGTATAACGATGGCGACTGGGACCTTGAGGAGAGCCTCGAATTAGTGGAGGCCACTCGTGGGCTGGAAGGGCACAAAGATGAGTATTTCCGGGCGTCTATGAAGATTGTCACGGCCAGGCCAGCACGATGTCTATCGTGCTTTCACCGGCAGATCAGACATGGCAATTCTCAGTCGATCTCGAGACGATGGAGGTCTCGAGATACAAAAACAAGACTCATGGTTCTCCAAGTGTGGCTTATCCATGTGAGCTTCCATGGCTACCTGCTATCCATGCTTGTATGGTGCGTTGTAGAAGACGGGGCAGTTTCGCGTGTACTCACTTTTGTAGATGTTGagtgattttgttttgttttgttttgcgaaTGAGTGATTTTGTTGTTCCATTTTGAAAGTGTATTagtgtatttatttatttgttgctTATATCAAAATACTGACTACTTCATTCTTCTTTGTGTTTAGAAGGAAAAAACGTTCACAGAGGCCAATACTAGATCTAAAATCCCATCATAAACTCCTAGACGCAGAAACCTGAGGTTACTACAGAACTCACTGTCAGAAGAAAGCCATTTGTAGACAGACAGCTGATGATACTGACTGAATTGTGGTGGGTTTCACTTGCAGAACTCCAGCCAATGATGTCTGAAGTACGTTGTCCAGAAATGAATGTGTACTGCGTGAATCAATGAGAAACAATAATTGTTTGCTCTGAACTTAACTTCCGACTGCACGGTATGAAAGGAATTTCAGTATCCAAAGCACCAGTGGAAGTGGACATAAGGGCACCTCCAATGCAGGCGCTAGTGACGAGCGCTAGGATATAATCCCTGGCCGTTATGCTCACTTCCTGGCCCATCCCAGGATTCTGCTTGGCATCGATGCCTACTCAGACGTCGGGCACTACAGAGATATTTACGTATCTCGTGAGAGAAAGAATCGGCACCGAGCGCGTGCCAAATTGCTGCTAGCGTTGGACAAGGAGACGCTAACAGAGTCATTAAGGAAAAAATCATTAATTTGTAGTATTTTCTAAGCACCCATGCAAGCGCTTTGCATTTGTACATGCCCTAACATGAACCTGCACTTGTTCAGTATTTGGACATTTTGAAACACTGCTAGAATCCAATTGCTCTATCAGCTCATGCACAAAATGCAATTGAACATAGTTTTGGTCTAATGATCTCCGGACCACTTCTCaccacaaataaaataaaatccctTGCATTTCTTATATGCTCTGAGAGCAGTCCACTTATCTTCAGTAGTTAGATGTCAAATAACTTCAGATGCACGTTTATCTTCAACTATTTGGTTTCTAGGAGGTGGTGGTAAAGGAAGTGGAACATATCTCCTCTAAACATGTTGGGGTGGTGTATCACAACACATCTCCAATTTCCTCATGAAACAAAGCTCCTAAGTAGAGTCAAAGTTTTGAGGTTTCTGCATTGCAACAGACATACAAATTGAAACCCATCCTGGAAATTAGTCACATAATGCAATGGATCGGGAGCAATTTCATATGCTGAAGTTGAAAATCTCTGCACATAATCCTCCACTCTAGTACTGTGTGCTATATGGAACAGGCGAAGGGTTAAAATCTGACAGAGATTCCTCCCAAAACGCCCTTGCAACAACCAACAAAATTCAACCCAAATAGCACGCGAGAGCTCTTCTCTGAACCGACTCGAGCCAAGACGCAGCATCACCTTCAAACTAAGCTGATGCTTACTAAATCCGCGGCGATTGAGGCATAGTTGTATAGTACTCCATAAAAAACGCTTTATAtttgacggagggagtactttataatGTTTACACTGATTTCTCCGTCAAAAAAAAATGTTTACACTGATTTCCTCGTTTACACCCGTATTAGGCCGGTATCTGATACAACCAGCGCTAGTCGTTTTCCCTCCACCTCGCCTCTCGCTCGAGACCTAGATCGAGGCTGCACCGGCGCCGGTGTCCCCGAGGGGGTGAAGCGACGGTGTTCGCGACGGCAGCGTCGTGAGCCGCCACCTACGTTGACCACGACGGGGGTTAGGCGCGACGTCAGCGGCGACTCGctccttttttttttgaaatggtcaTCGGGGGGGAAaggctccccacctgaatatatttcaaaaAGAGTGAAAGTTTACAGGGGTCACGTATTACGTGAGGAGAGGAAACCACGCCACAGACCGGCATGTTCCTTAAGTGCTTCCGTCTTAAGACGGTGAGACCACAGAATAAGTTCGTCTAGGATAGCCAATATAGAACCTCTCGCATCAATCTCAACGTCCtgaaaaacctttttgttcctcgCATCCCAGATTTTCCAGAGAATGAGGAGTATTACAAAGGGGCGGATCGAGGGGGGCAAGGCATCTGGCAAGCTTGTGGTAAAGATCTCAGTGACCAGACTGAAGCGAGGTCGAATGCCAGTGCGGCACCAGATTCTGCGAGCCGCCGGGCACGTGAAGAACAGGTGCTCCCAGTATTCGACGGAGCTGTTGCATCTGGGGCAAGTATCGTAAGAAAGAACATGCTTCTTGCGGAGGTTTTGGCGGGTGTTCAGTCGGTCCAAGACCAAGAGCCAGCCAAAGATCATGACCCTCTTTGGCACCCTTGAGTCCCAAGTCAGAGCAAGCGATGGGTCGGAGAGGTGCTCATTTAGGGCCGCATAAGCCCCATGCGTGGTGAAGCTGTCACCATTTAGCAGCCTCCTCGTGTCCGGGTCCTGGGAGGTTGTGACATCCTGCAACAAAGAGGTAAGAGAAGCAAGTTCTGTGGCAGCAATAGTGGTTAGTCGATTACGAAGAGGAAGCTCGATCCCTTCCTGTAATATGGTGGCTACCAATGCATTTTGGTTTGTGTGATGAGAGAAGAGAGCAGGGAAGACTACTGCCAGCGGTTCTAGCAGTAGCCACCGATCTAACCAGAAGAAAGTGGACATACCATTACCAATGGTGCAGTGTGAGATCTCTCTAAGACTCTGAAAATGTTTAAAAATAGTTTTTGCCAGGAAAGAACTAGTTTTGCCGTGTCCAATGTGTAGAGGGGAGTGGTTTAGAATCCAGTCCTTCCAAGGAAGGTTATCAGAGTGTAAAAATTTGAAGGCAAATTTCAGCAGTAGACAAAAGTTTTGTGCTCGTAAGTTTTTGACACCTAGACCACCTGCATCTTTAGGCGTACAGACCTTGTCCCAAGCTACCAGGCATTTTGCCCCAGAGCATACCTCGTCGTTAGACCAGAAGAAGGAGCGTCTACGTTTATCAATGGCCTCTATAACTTGGATGGGAAGAGAGAAGCATAGCATGAAGTAGGTTGGGAGGCTATCTAAGACGGCTGACAGAAGAACTAGTTTACCTCCGCGGGAGAGAAGGAGAGCTGCCCAGCCCGAAAGGTAAACGTCGCACCTATCTATAAGTGCTTGGAACGCGGATGGCGGTAATTtgtggggagagagagggagacccAGGTATGTCTGCGGGAAGGAGGAAATGTTGGTGGCCAGATCAGAGGCGAACTTAGTAGCCTGATCGTGGTCAACATTTAGGGGGATGAAGGTGGTTTTGTTGAAATTAATTTGTAAACCAGTGGCATTGGCAAAGTCGTCAAGAATCCTTTTGAGGTGAGAGGCGGAGTCCGGAGTAGCTTTGACTATGATGAGAGTGTCGTCAGCGTATTGGAGGACGGGACAAGGTAAGGTGGGACTAAGTGGGTGAAGGAGGATTCCATCCAGGTTTGCCTTGATAATCAGTTGTTGCAGAATGTCGGCGATGATAATGAAAAGGCAGGGGGAGAGTGGGTCTCCTTGACGGAGGCCGTTTTTACATTTGATCCATCTGCCCGGGATGCCGTTTAGCATAACTGCCATGGAGCCAGTGTCGAGCAGCGAGCTTATCCAGTCACACCATCTAGTTGGGAATCCACGGGCGCGAAGAGTGCGGAGGAGGGATGGCCAGCAAACCGAGTCAAAGGCCTTACGAAAGTCGAGCTTAACAACTAGAGTGGGAGCTTTGCGTTTAGCACAGCAGTGTAGGATATCTGCTGCATAAAGGAAGTTTTCAGAGATGTTCCGCCCAGAGAGGAAGCA encodes the following:
- the LOC123103497 gene encoding uncharacterized protein, with product MANKKDRRFRDGMAMVRKRSPPGPTTLHEVPDKLLELILLHLSSPVWLIHAAATCKRWRRIIVDRRFLCNISNRDPSSVVAGHYHNHASPVDGRRHVFVPSSPALAVGSHHFSLDFLPAGGGTSWEIIDSCHSLLLLAKKKTGWRRHEIVQSFICCFHCKMMGLLACRTSSSASRSRSATG